The following nucleotide sequence is from Streptomyces sp. HUAS CB01.
GCGCGGGCAGCAGGCCCGTGCTGCGCAGGGCCACCGTCGCGAGGAAGCCCACGACGAACAGCGGGACGAGCGGAGGCCGTCCGGACCGAGGGGCGTCGCGGCCGCGGCGGCGCGCCGAGACGACGAGCACCGCGACCAGCGGGGCCAGCAGCGCCACCCGGAGGAGTTTCACCAGGACCGCCTCGCCCAGCGCCGCCGGTCCGGCCGTCTGCGCGGTGGCCACCACCTGGCCCACGTCGTGGACCCCGGCGCCGACCCACCGCCCGAACTCGGCGTCGGTGAGCCCCAGCGGCCCGTGCAGCAGGGGCAGTACCGCGATGGCGAGGGTGCCGCAGAGCGTCACCAGCGCGACGGAGGTGACCACGTCGTCGTCGTCACTGTCGTGCACCGACCCCACGGCCCCGATCGCGGAGGCCCCGCAGATCGAGTAGCCCGCGGCGATCAGCAGCGGCTGGTCGCCCGGCAGCCCCAGCCTCCGCCCGAGCCACCATGTGCCGCAGAAGGTCGCCGCCACCACGGCCAGCACCATCGCGACCGTCGCCCACCCGAGCCCCAGCACGTCCGCGAGGCTCAGCTTGAGCCCCAGCAGGACGATCCCGGCGCGCATCAGCCGCTTCGTGGCCAGCGTCAGCCCCGGCCGGCAGCGGCCGCGGACCCAGGGGGCCGACCACGGTGCGTGCGCGGCGGCGACTCCCAGGACGACGGCCGCGGTGAGCATCGGCACGGCGGGCGCGGCACGGTGCACCAGCCACGCCGCGGCCACGCCGGCGGCGGCCAGCACCAGCCCCGGAACGGGACCGGCCGGCCGGGCCCGTGCCGTGACGCGCCGGGTCCGGGAGCCCGTGAGGGCCATCACCGGTCGGCAGGCAGGTCGTAGACGCGCCGGATGCTGGTGCCGAGGCGGGCGATGTCGGCGCCGTACACGTGCAGGGACAGGGCCACGTCCGTCCCGGAGTTGCGCACGAGATGGATGTCGCCGGGCGGGGCGAAGGCGGCGACGGTCCCGGCCGGGTTGACCACGTCCCCGGTGGCGACGAGCCGGGCGGCCGCACCGTGCGGCACCAGCCGGTAGCGCCGCTCGTGCTCCTCGCCCCGGTGCACACCCGTCACGCACCACGACACATGGTCGTGGACGGGCGTGCGCTGGCCGGGCAGCCAGACCAGGGCGACCACGGAGAAGCTGCCGTCGTGCTCGGCGTGCAGCACGTGCTGGCGGTAGTTCCCCGGGTCGCCCTCGCACTGCTCGGCGGTCAGCAGATCGGGCCTGCCGAGGTGCGGCAGCAGCTTCTCCGCCACCATGTACGCCGTGGGCTCGGGAGGCAGGCCGCGGTTCACGGTCTCGCGTATCTCCGCCACC
It contains:
- a CDS encoding YeiH family protein — protein: MALTGSRTRRVTARARPAGPVPGLVLAAAGVAAAWLVHRAAPAVPMLTAAVVLGVAAAHAPWSAPWVRGRCRPGLTLATKRLMRAGIVLLGLKLSLADVLGLGWATVAMVLAVVAATFCGTWWLGRRLGLPGDQPLLIAAGYSICGASAIGAVGSVHDSDDDDVVTSVALVTLCGTLAIAVLPLLHGPLGLTDAEFGRWVGAGVHDVGQVVATAQTAGPAALGEAVLVKLLRVALLAPLVAVLVVSARRRGRDAPRSGRPPLVPLFVVGFLATVALRSTGLLPAQVLAVAGTAQELLLAAALFGLGSAVHLPSLSRTGPKVALLGLTSWVLIATAAYAGVLLTA
- a CDS encoding cysteine dioxygenase family protein — protein: MTTANPATVTAPATTARLRSLVAEIRETVNRGLPPEPTAYMVAEKLLPHLGRPDLLTAEQCEGDPGNYRQHVLHAEHDGSFSVVALVWLPGQRTPVHDHVSWCVTGVHRGEEHERRYRLVPHGAAARLVATGDVVNPAGTVAAFAPPGDIHLVRNSGTDVALSLHVYGADIARLGTSIRRVYDLPADR